Proteins encoded by one window of Juglans regia cultivar Chandler chromosome 15, Walnut 2.0, whole genome shotgun sequence:
- the LOC108981532 gene encoding phytosulfokine receptor 2: MESGLQGLIAAAASFLIVTILVAFVIIICKRNEKPTHRSRANDRARARTRALSRGNTELSSITVDESASFDPNLRISMTELVIATKNFSADLIVGDGSFGLVYKAQLSGVPVAVKKLDPDAFQGFREFQAEMETLDKLRHENIVKILGYCVSGSERLLVYEYMEKGSLDQWLQDASSENDTSAAAWPNPGVRLPLSWETRVKIAQGVANGLAYLHGLEKPIIHRDIKASNVLLDSKFEAHIADFGLARRVGESHSHVSTQVAGTMGYMPPEYKEGLTVATVKADVYSFGVLLLEIATGMRPNLPAVVDGKEVVLVEWAKKMVAENRQMEILDANIKREELLEANVKKYFDIARSCISELSRNRPTMGQVVESLNQISG; encoded by the coding sequence ATGGAAAGCGGTCTCCAAGGTCTTATCGCAGCCGCTGCGAGTTTCCTCATCGTGACCATACTCGTGGCTTTCGTGATCATCATCTGTAAACGAAACGAGAAGCCTACTCATCGAAGCCGAGCTAACGATCGAGCCCGAGCCCGAACCCGAGCCCTCTCCAGAGGTAACACCGAGCTTTCCTCCATCACTGTCGACGAGAGCGCGTCCTTCGACCCCAACCTCCGAATCTCCATGACCGAGCTCGTCATCGCTACCAAGAACTTCTCCGCCGACCTGATCGTTGGAGACGGAAGCTTCGGCCTCGTCTATAAGGCGCAGCTTAGTGGCGTCCCCGTCGCTGTCAAGAAGCTCGACCCGGACGCTTTTCAAGGGTTTCGGGAGTTTCAGGCCGAGATGGAGACCCTGGATAAGCTCCGTCACGAAAATATCGTCAAGATTCTCGGGTACTGCGTCTCGGGGTCCGAGAGGCTCCTAGTTTACGAGTATATGGAAAAAGGCAGCCTCGACCAATGGTTGCAGGACGCTTCATCAGAAAACGATACCTCGGCAGCGGCCTGGCCAAATCCCGGTGTACGGTTACCGTTATCTTGGGAGACGAGGGTTAAGATTGCCCAGGGTGTGGCTAATGGGCTCGCCTATTTACATGGTTTGGAGAAGCCCATCATTCATAGGGATATAAAAGCTAGCAATGTGTTGTTGGATTCGAAATTTGAGGCCCATATTGCAGACTTTGGGCTTGCAAGAAGGGTCGGCGAGTCGCATTCCCACGTGTCGACGCAAGTGGCGGGCACGATGGGATACATGCCGCCGGAGTACAAGGAGGGACTCACAGTGGCGACGGTGAAGGCCGACGTGTATAGTTTTGGAGTATTATTGCTTGAAATTGCGACCGGTATGCGGCCCAATTTACCCGCGGTCGTGGACGGAAAAGAGGTGGTGCTAGTGGAATGGGCAAAAAAAATGGTGGCTGAAAATAGGCAAATGGAAATTTTGGATGCCAATATTAAGAGGGAGGAACTATTGGAGGCCAATGTGAAGAAGTATTTTGATATTGCTCGTTCGTGCATAAGTGAGTTATCAAGAAATAGGCCAACTATGGGTCAGGTGGTTGAATCGTTGAATCAAATTTCAGGGTGA
- the LOC108981531 gene encoding protein S-acyltransferase 8-like, which produces MAKRVYETWKGSNKFILGGRLIFGPDARSLLVTILLLIVPLVIFCVFVARKLWHVYNGGYTILVVAVVFIIHVLVLLYLTSARDPGIIPRNLHPPEEEFRYDPSVSADVGGRQTPSLQFPRTKEVLVNGLPVRVKYCDTCMLYRPPRCSHCSICNNCVERFDHHCPWVGQCIGLRNYRYFFMFVSSATLLCIYVFAMSALYIKVLMDRDNVGTVWKAMKESPASVILMAYCFICLWFVGGLTGFHSYLIGTNQTTYENFRYRADNRINIYDRGCLNNFLEVFCTAVKPSKNNFRAFVQEEVQRPPHSPAPREGVTADDLGVDPRTKVEDDLEIGEDLLKISQRRNIDELDEDIRSRGSSIPPHNTSDADSVFGSDHRAPTIRSDARHSSWGRRSGSWEIGQEVFTNSNVTESRSHVTPKEARQ; this is translated from the exons ATGGCAAAGCGCGTGTACGAAACCTGGAAAGGAAGTAAT AAGTTTATCCTTGGTGGGAGGTTGATATTTGGACCAGATGCTAGATCACTGCTTGTTACGATATTGCTCCTTATTGTCCCACTTGTCatattttgtgtatttgttGCAAGGAAGCTTTGGCATGTATATAATGGGGGATATACGATTCTGGTGGTAGCAGTTGTTTTTATCATCCAC GTCTTGGTGCTTCTTTATCTCACTTCAGCCCGCGACCCGGGTATTATTCCACGTAATTTACATCCACCAGAGGAAGAGTTTCGTTATGACCCTTCAGTGTCAGCCGATGTGGGGGGAAGACAAACACCAAGCCTTCAGTTCCCGCGAACAAAAGAAGTATTGGTCAATGGCCTTCCTGTGAGGGTGAAGTATTGCGATACTTGTATGCTATACCGACCTCCTCGTTGTTCCCATTGCTCCATTTGCAATAACTGTGTCGAGCGTTTTGATCACCATTGCCCTTGGGTTGGCCAATGCATTGGTCTG CGCAATTATCGTTACTTCTTTATGTTTGTTTCTTCAGCAACTCTTCTTTGCATCTATGTGTTTGCCATGTCAGCTCTGTACATCAAGGTTCTGATGGATCGTGATAATGTGGGCACAGTTTGGAAAGCAATGAAAGAATCACCTGCATCTGTGATACTGATGGCCTATTGTTTCATTTGTCTGTGGTTTGTTGGTGGACTTACTGGCTTCCATTCGTACCTTATAGGCACAAACCAG ACCACCTATGAAAATTTCCGGTACAGAGCCGACAACAGGATCAATATCTATGATCGGGGTTGTTTGAATAATTTTCTCGAGGTATTTTGCACGGCAGTGAAGCCCTCAAAGAACAACTTCCGGGCTTTTGTTCAAGAGGAGGTACAAAGGCCTCCCCATTCACCTGCACCTAGGGAAGGAGTAACAGCAGATGATTTAGGTGTGGATCCACGTACTAAGGTAGAAGATGATCTTGAGATTGGCGAAGACTTATTGAAGATCTCCCAGCGTCGTAATATTGATGAACTTGATGAGGACATTCGCAGCAGAGGGAGCAGCATACCTCCCCATAATACATCAGATGCTGATTCTGTTTTTGGCTCAGATCATCGAGCTCCTACCATTCGTTCTGATGCTCGTCACTCGAGTTGGGGAAGAAGAAGCGGGAGCTGGGAAATTGGGCAAGAGGTCTTCACAAACTCCAATGTAACTGAAAGCAGAAGCCATGTTACTCCAAAGGAAGCACGTCAGTGA
- the LOC108981530 gene encoding uncharacterized protein LOC108981530 translates to MVSQVHAVLLMLSLSILVFSQSFLPANAAKNLVPDVCRETISYAGCMHAFQSDPRAKTASNFMDLAKIALELGLKNAIDSKAYIDGLLEKNHAAPIKKCSFWYEAVVGSFQSALSELKEDALTANYDVKIAGDDAASCENELASGGVKVPSISARNNDVALYSNIGDVITNKL, encoded by the coding sequence ATGGTCTCCCAAGTTCATGCAGTATTACTCATGTTATCTCTTTCCATCCTCGTgttttctcaatcttttttaccAGCAAATGCAGCAAAGAACTTAGTTCCAGACGTCTGCAGGGAAACAATAAGCTATGCCGGCTGCATGCATGCGTTCCAGTCTGATCCCCGAGCCAAAACAGCATCCAACTTCATGGATCTTGCGAAAATTGCATTGGAATTGGGTCTGAAAAATGCGATAGATAGCAAAGCTTATATTGATGGTTTGCTCGAGAAAAACCATGCTGCACCCATTAAGAAGTGCTCCTTTTGGTACGAAGCAGTGGTGGGATCGTTCCAAAGTGCGCTAAGTGAGTTAAAGGAGGATGCTTTGACCGCAAATTACGACGTGAAAATCGCCGGCGATGATGCTGCTAGCTGTGAAAACGAGTTGGCTTCCGGTGGGGTTAAAGTTCCGTCGATTTCGGCAAGAAACAACGACGTAGCATTATACAGTAATATTGGGGATGTGATCACAAATAAgctttga